In the genome of Conger conger chromosome 8, fConCon1.1, whole genome shotgun sequence, one region contains:
- the slbp gene encoding histone RNA hairpin-binding protein isoform X1: MSFRHNSRHYDYQSTDESRSKGPSRWSHCRKRGADGSLRPQGDPDSTVFDDAEKEGKGGRQTHSRPTSFTTPESGGPVSRCADWGSEVEEEEMRSGVLRDMQRYRRRILASDFNERERKTSSGSSDSRDSPIPAEMETDEVVLLRRQKQINYGKNTLAYDRYIREVPKHLRQPGVHPRTPNKFKKYSRRSWDQQIKLWRVKLHAWDPPAQEGSDLQAIEEIDLDDIMETESGMTNPTESGANTQHPKISKTPASVQEDSCSGTPSKVMKTDLSFDLEMCLNQVDDDSKWLSL; encoded by the exons ATGTCTTTTAGACACAATTCAAGACACTACGATTACCAGAGCACTGATGAGAGCAG GAGTAAAGGTCCTTCACGCTGGTCCCATTGCCGAAAACGAGGAGCAGACGGCAGTTTGAGGCCCCAGGGTGACCCTGACTCCACAGTCTTCGATGATGCAGAGAAAGAAGGGAAAGGAGGCAGGCAGACTCATAGCAGGCCAACAAG CTTTACCACTCCTGAAAGCGGGGGCCCGGTGTCAAGATGCGCGGACTGGGGcagtgaggtggaggaggaggagatgcgTTCAGGCGTCCTCCGTGATATGCAAAG ATATAGGAGGAGAATCCTGGCCAGTGACTTTAatgaaagggaaagaaaaactTCCTCGGGAAG CTCAGACTCCAGGGACTCTCCAATTCCTGCTGAAATGGAGACTGATGAGGTGGTTTTGTTAAGGAGACAGAAGCAGATTAACTATGGGAAGAACACTCTTGCCTATGACCGCTACATCCGGGAAGTGCCCAA ACACCTGCGTCAGCCAGGGGTGCACCCAAGGACACCAAACAAGTTTAAAAAGTACAGTCGGAGATCTTGGGACCAGCAGATTAAACTGTGGAGGGTGAAGCTCCATGCATGGGACCCCCCAGCCCAGGAAGGCAGTGACCTGCAGGCCAT AGAGGAGATAGACCTGGATGACATCATGGAGACTGAATCTGGGATGACCAACCCCACAGAGTCTGGTGCTAACACACAGCACCCTAAAATCAGCAAAACTCCAGCATCTGTTCAAGAG GACTCCTGCTCAGGGACCCCCAGTAAGGTCATGAAAACTGACCTGTCTTTTGACCTGGAGATGTGTCTAAACCAAGTGGACGATGACAGCAAATGGCTAAGTTTGTGA
- the slbp gene encoding histone RNA hairpin-binding protein isoform X2, giving the protein MSFRHNSRHYDYQSTDESRSKGPSRWSHCRKRGADGSLRPQGDPDSTVFDDAEKEGKGGRQTHSRPTRYRRRILASDFNERERKTSSGSSDSRDSPIPAEMETDEVVLLRRQKQINYGKNTLAYDRYIREVPKHLRQPGVHPRTPNKFKKYSRRSWDQQIKLWRVKLHAWDPPAQEGSDLQAIEEIDLDDIMETESGMTNPTESGANTQHPKISKTPASVQEDSCSGTPSKVMKTDLSFDLEMCLNQVDDDSKWLSL; this is encoded by the exons ATGTCTTTTAGACACAATTCAAGACACTACGATTACCAGAGCACTGATGAGAGCAG GAGTAAAGGTCCTTCACGCTGGTCCCATTGCCGAAAACGAGGAGCAGACGGCAGTTTGAGGCCCCAGGGTGACCCTGACTCCACAGTCTTCGATGATGCAGAGAAAGAAGGGAAAGGAGGCAGGCAGACTCATAGCAGGCCAACAAG ATATAGGAGGAGAATCCTGGCCAGTGACTTTAatgaaagggaaagaaaaactTCCTCGGGAAG CTCAGACTCCAGGGACTCTCCAATTCCTGCTGAAATGGAGACTGATGAGGTGGTTTTGTTAAGGAGACAGAAGCAGATTAACTATGGGAAGAACACTCTTGCCTATGACCGCTACATCCGGGAAGTGCCCAA ACACCTGCGTCAGCCAGGGGTGCACCCAAGGACACCAAACAAGTTTAAAAAGTACAGTCGGAGATCTTGGGACCAGCAGATTAAACTGTGGAGGGTGAAGCTCCATGCATGGGACCCCCCAGCCCAGGAAGGCAGTGACCTGCAGGCCAT AGAGGAGATAGACCTGGATGACATCATGGAGACTGAATCTGGGATGACCAACCCCACAGAGTCTGGTGCTAACACACAGCACCCTAAAATCAGCAAAACTCCAGCATCTGTTCAAGAG GACTCCTGCTCAGGGACCCCCAGTAAGGTCATGAAAACTGACCTGTCTTTTGACCTGGAGATGTGTCTAAACCAAGTGGACGATGACAGCAAATGGCTAAGTTTGTGA